One Glandiceps talaboti chromosome 2, keGlaTala1.1, whole genome shotgun sequence genomic region harbors:
- the LOC144445302 gene encoding cytochrome P450 2C20-like: protein MKYLAECINLLTTVLLFCVTFLIVTYVRTLRKWNYPPGPLGWPIIGSLGSLGQRPYITFTEMAKAYGDVFSLKLGNRLVVVLNGYDAIREAFVGQGHKFSGRPDLAAQDVLTKALTFSDYGKRWHDQRQFMLKTLRAFGVGKRNVEEIVHTELNHLTEFLENLSEKPSDVGHVLECVIANVVCKFGFGQRFNYDDPKFNSTLRNFATVAALVENSGAVNFLPFLRHIPGQDKVKEIIELKAYTEDFVREIVEEHRAKFDPEVINDFTDAYLLEMSKYKDDVDTTFTDQVMVDLLLDLFSASTVTTSDTMIYAVLLMGTYPEIQKRIQTEIDNGNDILPCLANKRDMPYTQATVLEILRAVAPSPLAIPHSATEDVSLRGYDIPKGTVVFANLWSSLNDPKYWKNPQVFDPTRFIGENGEMLKNRAFIPFSLGSLLHSCGQSCGFYRGLDDSKRACTGENLAKMNLFLLLTTLLKRFDLTFPDNANKPTLEGQPGISLRPYPFEICFKKRTGTYRKFPN from the exons ATGAAGTATTTGGCCGAATGTATAAATTTGTTGACGACCGTCTTACTATTTTGTGTCACTTTTCTGATCGTGACTTACGTACGAACACTACGCAAATGGAATTACCCACCAGGTCCACTAGGATGGCCCATTATAGGAAGCCTTGGGAGTCTTGGTCAAAGACCGTACATCACATTTACCGAGATGGCCAAGGCCTACGGTGACGTGTTTAGTCTTAAACTTGGCAATCGGCTTGTAGTTGTCCTCAATGGTTATGATGCCATCAGAGAAGCTTTTGTGGGTCAAGGGCACAAGTTTTCAGGCAGACCAGACCTTGCCGCTCAAGATGTACTTACAAAag CGCTGACTTTTTCTGACTATGGAAAAAGGTGGCATGACCAACGCCAGTTTATGCTGAAGACACTGCGAGCATTTGGAGTGGGAAAACGAAATGTCGAAGAAATCGTGCACACAGAATTAAACCACTTGACGGAATTCTtggaaaatttgtcagaaaaacCGAGCGATGTCGGGCATGTCTTAGAATGCGTTATAGCTAATGTCGTGTGTAAGTTTGGTTTCGGTCAGAGATTTAACTATGACGACCCTAAGTTTAATTCCACGCTCAGAAATTTCGCTACGGTAGCCGCACTCGTCGAGAACAGCGGCGCTGTAAATTTCCTACCATTTTTACGACACATACCAGGACAAGATAAAGTCAAAGAAATAATAGAGTTGAAAGCTTACACGGAAGATTTCGTTCGAGAAATTGTCGAGGAACATCGAGCTAAGTTCGACCCTGAAGTTATTAATGATTTCACAGACGCGTATCTTCTAGAAATGTCCAAATACAAGGATGATGTAGATACAACGTTCACAGACCAAGTGATGGTTGACCTTCTTCTTGATCTATTCAGTGCATCCACGGTGACAACTTCCGATACTATGATATATGCAGTTCTTTTGATGGGAACCTACCCTGAAATTCAGAAACGAATCCAAACTGAAATTGACAATGGCAATGACATACTACCCTGTCTCGCCAACAAACGAGATATGCCGTACACGCAAGCAACTGTGCTAGAAATACTTCGCGCTGTCGCTCCCTCACCCCTAGCAATCCCCCACTCCGCTACTGAAGACGTCTCTCTTAGGGGATATGATATTCCAAAAGGAACTGTTGTATTTGCAAATCTCTGGTCTTCCTTGAATGACCCTAAATATTGGAAGAATCCACAAGTGTTTGATCCGACGAGATTCATCGGTGAAAACGGAGAAATGTTGAAAAACCGCGCCTTTATCCCATTTTCACTTG GGTCGTTGCTGCATTCTTGTGGTCAAAGCTGTGGTTTTTATCGAGGTTTAGATGACA gTAAACGTGCCTGCACAGGAGAGAATCTTGCGAAAATGAACCTGTTCCTGTTGTTGACCACGCTTCTGAAGAGATTCGATCTCACTTTTCCGGACAACGCCAACAAACCTACACTGGAAGGACAGCCCGGCATAAGTCTTAGACCTTACccatttgaaatatgttttaaaaagagGACTGGCACTTATCGGAAATTCCCAAATTGA
- the LOC144448323 gene encoding crooked neck-like protein 1: MASTPVPGKGRTPKVAKVKNKMPAEVQITAEQILREAKERELEAVPPPPKQKITDPEELQEYRLKKRKEFEDNLRKNRTVMPNWIKYAQWEESQREIDRARSIYERALDVDHRNITVWLKYAEMEMKNRQINHARNIWDRAVTILPRANQFWYKYTYMEEMLGNVAGVRQVFERWMEWEPEEQAWFSYIKMELRYKEVDRARQIYERFVLVHPDVKNWIKYANFEEHNSYIGNARQVYERAVTFYGEDNMDEKLFVAFARFEEKQKEHDRVRAIYKYALDHIPKQNAQDLFKNYTIHEKKYGDRAGIEDVIVSKRRFQYEEEVKANPNNYDAWFDYLRLVEADGSEEQVREIYERAIANIPPLQEKRYWRRYIYLWINYALYEELEARDFERTRQVYQACLELIPHKKFTFAKMWLLFAQFEIRQKNLTNSRKILGAAIGKCPKDKLFKGYIELELQLREFDRCRILYEKFLEYNMENCTTWMKYAELETILGDSERARAIYELAINQPKLDMPEVLWKAYIDFEIEQEDYDRTRALYDRLLERTQHVKVWISYAQFEASIGDEDCIGMARSIYEKANRSLRSDEEKEDRLMLLESWRDFEGNCGDDDSLQKVKQQMPRKVKKRRKVQTEDGSDAGWEEYYDYIFPTDAANQPNLKLLAMAKKWKQVHSQPE, translated from the exons ATGGCGTCTACACCGGTACCGGGGAAGGGCAGAACGCCCAAAGTGGCGAAG GTGAAGAACAAAATGCCAGCAGAGGTTCAGATTACAGCTGAACAAATCCTTAGAGAAGCAAAAGAAAGAGAATTGGAAGCAGTACCTCCA CCTCCAAAACAAAAGATCACAGATCCTGAAGAACTTCAGGAGTACAGACTGAAGAAGAGGAAAGAATTTGAAGATAATCTCAGAAAGAACAGAACTGTTATGCCTAATTGGATCAAGTATGCACAATGGGAAGAAAGTCAACGAGAAATTGATAG AGCAAGGTCAATTTATGAGAGAGCATTAGATGTAGACCATAGAAATATCACAGTATGGCTGAAGTATGCTGAGATGGAAATGAA GAATCGGCAAATAAACCATGCCAGAAACATATGGGATCGTGCTGTCACCATCTTACCAAGAGCTAATCAATTCTGGtacaagtatacatacatggaaGAAATGCTGGGTAATGTGGCCGGAGTTAGACAAGTCTTTGAAAGATGGATGGAATGGGAACCTGAGGAACAGGCATGGTTTTCTTATATCAAGATGGAACTCCGCTACAAAGAAGTTGACAGAGCGAGACAAATATATGAGAGAT TTGTTCTTGTACATCCTGATGTGAAAAATTGGATCAAATATGCTAACTTTGAAGAGCACAACTCATACATTGGTAATGCTAGACAGGTCTATGAGAGAGCTGTAACGTTTTATGGTGAAGATAACATGGATGAAAAACTATTTGTAGCATTTGCAAGATTTGAAGAAAAACAGAAAGAG CATGACAGAGTTCGAGCCATCTATAAATATGCCCTTGACCACATTCCAAAACAAAATGCTCAagatttatttaaaaattacaCAATTCATGAGAAGAAATATGGAGACAGAGCTGGCATTGAAGATGTTATAGTCAGTAAACGACGATTCCAGTATGAGGAG GAAGTGAAGGCCAATCCTAACAACTACGATGCATGGTTTGATTATCTGAGACTGGTAGAAGCAGACGGGTCAGAGGAACAAGTCAGAGAGATTTATGAAAGGGCGATTGCCAACATACCACCACTGCAGGAAAAGCGGTACTGGAGGAGATACATTTACCTTTGGATCAACTATGCACTGTATGAAGAGTTGGAAGCAAGG GATTTTGAAAGAACACGTCAAGTCTACCAAGCCTGTTTGGAACTGATCCCACACAAGAAGTTTACATTTGCTAAAATGTGGCTGTTGTTTGCACAGTTTGAAATCAGACAAAAAAATCTCACCAACTCCAGGAAAATACTG GGTGCAGCGATAGGTAAATGTCCTAAAGACAAACTATTTAAAGGTTATATTGAACTGGAATTACAACTAAGAGAGTTTGACAGATGTAGAATACTGTATGAAAAGTTTCTTGAATACAACATGGAGAATTGTACCACCTGGATGAAG TATGCTGAGTTGGAAACCATTCTGGGTGATAGTGAAAGAGCTAGAGCAATATATGAATTAGCTATCAACCAACCTAAACTGGACATGCCGGAAGTGTTGTGGAAGGCATATATAGACTTTGAAATTGAGCAGGAAGACTATGATAGAACTAGAGCTTTATATGATAGATTGTTAGAAAGAACACAACATGTCAAG GTATGGATAAGTTATGCTCAATTTGAAGCATCCATTGGAGACGAGGACTGCATTGGCATGGCACGGTCTATTTACGAAAAAGCCAACAGGTCACTCCGAAGTGATGAAGAGAAGGAAGATAGATTAATGTTACTGGAATCTTGGAGAGATTTTGAG GGTAattgtggtgatgatgatagcCTACAGAAGGTCAAACAGCAAATGCCAAGAAAAGTTAAGAAAAGGAGGAAAGTGCAGACAGAAGATGGG TCTGATGCTGGTTGGGAGGAATACTATGACTACATATTTCCAACAGATGCAGCAAATCAACCAAATCTGAAACTCTTAGCCATGGCCAAGAAGTGGAAACAAGTACACAGTCAGCCTGAATGA